In a genomic window of Oncorhynchus kisutch isolate 150728-3 linkage group LG9, Okis_V2, whole genome shotgun sequence:
- the LOC109886988 gene encoding dachshund homolog 2, with protein sequence MLSHKGGSECSWDKERLVSPLSGGGGVGRIGMGGQQSLNNQVNSLQKHLLANRLQDLPFVMMTHPLLPVRVPPASVAMAMSQMNHLNTIANMAAAAQMHTYTHQAPIVKERVCDSPSPSPSVDDIHTPLLSQQSSQPSSTASSSPDRLTLDRDVTERQILVNKIERVKEDSSLALPMSKPSSDRLSPAQALPPGFPAPFLFADGVSSVETLLTNIQGLLKVAVENARVQDTQIQAEKRGLKMELYREREMRESLERQLTSELQSNAPFRSA encoded by the exons GCGGGAGTGAGTGTTCCTGGGATAAGGAGAGGCTGGTGTCGCCCCTGTCTGGAGGTGGTGGGGTGGGCAGAATAGGGATGGGGGGACAACAGAGTCTTAACAACCAGGTGAACTCACTACAGAAACACCTACTGGCCAACC GTCTCCAGGACCTCCCCTTCGTGATGATGACCCACCCCTTACTTCCTGTCCGGGTGCCCCCGGCGTCGGTTGCCATGGCGATGTCTCAGATGAACCACCTCAACACCATCGCTAACATGGCGGCCGCCGCGcagatgcacacatacacacaccaggcCCCCATcgtcaag GAGCGTGTGTGTGACAGTCCATCCCCATCTCCTTCTGTCGacgacatacacacacctctcttGTCCCAGCAGTCCTCACAGCCCAGCTCTACAGCATCCAGCTCACCAGACCGTCTAACACTCGATAGAGATGTTACTGAAAGACAAATATTagtgaataaaatagaaagagtGAAAG AAGACTCTTCATTGGCTCTCCCCATGTCGAAGCCTTCATCTGATAGGCTGTCACCAGCCCAGGCCCTGCCCCCTGGCTTCCCTGCTCCCTTCCTGTTTGCTGATGGAGTTTCCTCTGTTGAGACTCTACTCACCAACATACAG GGCCTTCTGAAGGTGGCTGTAGAGAATGCCCGTGTCCAGGACACTCAGATCCAGGCAGAGAAGAGAGGACTGAAGATGGAGCTgtaccgagagagagagatgagagagagtctggagagacAACTCACCTCTGAGTTACAGAGTAACG ctCCATTCAGAAGCGCTTAA